Genomic segment of Terriglobales bacterium:
CCGAAGATTTCGCGCAGGCAGAAGCTGTCGAGGGCATCGTCGCCGAGGCGGGCGAGTGCTTCGCCGAGAATGATGAACCCGATGTCGCTGTAGTCGGCGCGTTCGCCGGGAGCGGCTTGCAATGGCGTGCGGCAAGCGGCAAAAAGGAGTTCGTCACGAGTGCCGGCGCTCTCGAACAGCGGAACGTAGGCCGGCAGGCCGGAGGTGTGGGCCAACAGCGAACGAATCGTTACCTCGGCGCGGCGAGGATCGTTCAGCTCCCTGGCGGCAAACTCGGGCACCGCCGATTGCACCGCCAGGTCCAGGTCGAGCACGCCGCGCTGGTAAAGAATCATTGCCATGGTGGTAGTGGCGACGATCTTGGTCAGCGAGGCCAGGTCGAAGACGGTGGCTGCATCGACTTCCGGCGAATCTGCTTCATAGGTAAAGCGGCCCAGGCCGGCGGATGCAATCAACTGGCCTTGGTATAAGACGGCCAGCGAGCACCCTGGAAAAGCGCGGGCAGCAATCGCCTCGCGCAGCAGCTCGAAAGCGCGGCTGAAGCGCTGGTATTGGACAGCGAAATTGGGGGTCAATACCATTCCGGGCAATTGCGGAATCGCCGAACTGTGGAGGCGGGGAATCGAGTTACTCAGCATGGTTTCTGCAATTCTGCCGCTCCTCAATTCGGCACTGAATGGCTGACGCTTTGCATTCCTGGCTGCACGGACCACTGTACTGTCAAGGCGAACTCCTGTAAATTTCGCGATGAGATTCCCCCCTTCCACAGGAGGACCTTGCGGACCTCGTGTTGTTATGTTCTGGCCGTGGTATTGGCGTGCGCGTTTTCGGTTCCGGCCGCGGCGCAGACGAGCAAGCGCAAGCCGCCCGCCAGAACCGCCACCAAGCCCCGTCTTTCCGCCACGGCGGACGAGCGTTTCAGCGCCGTAGACGTCATCTTCGAGCAAGCCGTCAAGCAGCACCAGATTCCCGGCGCGGTGGTGCTGGTCGGGCATAACGGCAAAGTAGTCTTTCGCAAGGCCTACGGATCCCGCAGCCTGGAGCCCCGGCGCGAGACCATGACGCTGGACACCATCTTCGACATGGCGTCGCTCACCAAGTGCCTGGTCACCACGACGGCGGTGATGCGCCTGGTGCAGTACGGGCAAGTGCGGCTGAACGATCCCGTGGCCCGTTATCTCCCGGAGTTCGGCACCAACGGCAAACAGGACATCACGGTGCGGCAATTGCTTACGCACTATTCTGGGCTGCCCGATGACCTGGATCTGAAGCAGCCGTGGCGAGGCCGTGACACCGCCTTTCGCATGGCGATGGACACTGCACCGGTGTACGCGCCGGGCTCGCGGTTTTTCTACAGCGACGTGAATTTCGAAGTCCTTGGCTTCCTGGTGGAGCGGGTATCGGCGTTGCCGCTCGAGAAATATGCGTCAGTGCACATCTTTCAGCCGCTGCAAATGGAGGAGACGACGTACCTGCCGCCGGCCGCGTGGCTGCCGCGCATCGCGCCGACGGAGTACGACGAAAGCGGCCGGATGTTGCGCGGTGTGGTGCACGATCCCACGGCGCGCCGGATGGGCGGGGTGGCAGGACACGCAGGAATATTTTCCACTGCCGCGGATGTGGCGAAATTCGCGCAGGCCATGCTGGATGGCGGCGGCCCGGTGCTCTCGCCCCTGATGGTGGAAAAGATGACCACGCCACAGCAGCCGCCGAATGCGACCTCGGTGCGCGGCTTCGGGTGGGACATTGACAGTCCGTTTTCCAGCAATCGCGGCGACCTGCTGCCGGTGGGATCGTTCGGCCACACCGGGTTCACCGGGACATCGCTGTGGATGGATGCGGTCACGCGAACCTACATCATCATCCTGACCAACGCGGTGCATCCGCGCGGCCACAGCAAGGACGTGATGTCGCTGCGCAATCGCACCGCGACCGCGGTTACGGCGGCCTTGAAGCTGTCGGAGAGCGAAGAAGAGAAGATGCGGCTGGCGCGCATCACCGGCTACAACGACAGCTACGCGGCCTCGCGACGGATCAACGTGCGCAACGGGCAGGTGAAGACCGGAATTGATGTGCTGGAGGCGCACAACTTCGATGTGCTGCGAGCACCCGGCAAGGTGCGGCGGATTGGATTGCTGAGCAACCAGACCGGCATCGACGGCCTGGGCCGGCGCACGATTGACGTCCTCGCGCAGGCGGAGGGAATCAAGCTGGCCGCCATCTTCAGCCCCGAACACGGCGTTACTGGGGACCTGGAGACCGAAGCCATCGGCAACACAGTCGACACCGCCACGCGGGTTCCGGTCTACAGCGTTTACGGCACCACTGACGCCAAGCGCCGTCCACCGCTGGAGGTTCTCAAAGACCTGGATGCCGTGGTGTACGACGTCCAGGATGCCGGCGCCCGCTTCTACACCTACGAGACCACGCTGGGGTATCTGCTGGAAGCGGCGGGGAAAACCGGGATCGAGGTCGTGGTGCTGGATCGTCCCAATCCGATTACAGGCGCCTACGTGCAGGGCCCGGTTTCGCAGCCGGGGCAGGAGAGCTTCGTCAACTACACAGAGGAGCCGCCGCGGCACGGCATGACCATCGGCGAGCTGGCGAAGATGTTCAATGCCGAGCGTCGCATCAATGCGCGGCTTACGGTCGTTCCCATGGAAGGCTGGATTCGCGGCGACTGGTTCGATTCCACCGGGCTGACCTGGGTGAGTCCCTCGCCCAACCTGCGCAACCTGACGCAAAATACGCTTTACACCGGCGTGGCGGAGATCGAGGGCACGAATGTTTCCGTCGGCCGCGGGACAGACGCGCCATTCGAGCTGGTGGGCGCGCCGTGGATCAAGCCCAAGGAATTTGCCGATTACCTGAACGCGCGATTGATTCCGGGGGTGCGCTTCGTGCCGACCACGTTCACCCCAGCGGCGGGACAGAAATATGGCGGCCAGAGTTGCGGCGGGGTCAACGTCGTCGTGCTCGACAGGAATACGCTGGACGCGCCGGAGCTGGGAATCGAGCTGGCGTCGGCGCTGCACAAGCTGTATCCCAACGAATGGGACATGCGGCAGATGATTCTCCTGATTAACGATCCGCGCGTGATGAGCGCGATTGCCGCCGGCACCGACCCGCGCAATATCGCTGACAACTGGCGCGAAGAACTGGAGCAGTTCGAGGCGGTTCGGAGGAAGTATCTGTTGTACTGACTAGGTGGAATGAGGATTCCGGCCAGAAACAAATTTTTGCGCTCCGTGTTCAAAGTTCGTAAGCAGCGGTTCGGAGGCATTTTTATGCGATGGGGAATCTTGTTATTACTGCTCGGCGCGATGGCATCGGCACAGCAGGCGGCGGATGCGCGCGAGGCGAGCGGCGGAGTTTCACGTCCCGGCATTACCGTTCCCGCCGGAACGCAAATTCCGCTGAAGCTGGCGCAGGGGATTTCCACCAAGAGCGCCAAGGTCGGTGACGCGGTGTATGCGGAAACCGTGTTTCCGATCACGGCCAACGATCGCATCGTGATTCCCGCCGGGACTTACGTGCAGGGCCGCATCAGCGAGATCAAGCGTCCGGGGCGGGTCAAGGGTCGCGCCGAATTCCTGATGCACTTCAACACCATGATCTTCCACAACGGCTATACCGTCATGCTGCCGGGCGCAGTCGAAAACCTGCCCGGCTCGGAATCGCAGACCGTCAGAGATAAGGAAGGCACGGTTCAGCAGAACGGCACCAAGGGCAAGGACGCAGGCACGGTTGCCAAGACCGCCGGCGAAGGCGCGGTAGTGGGAGCGGTTGTGGACCGCGGCGTTCGAGGCGCGGGAATCGGCGGCGGCGCCGGCGCCGCGGTCGGCCTGGCAAGCGTGCTCCTGACGCGCGGCCCTGATGTCAGCCTGCCGGTGGGAACCAGCGTGCAGATCGTGCTGGAGCGCCCATTGACGCTGGATGCAAACCGAGTCCGCTAACCGTGGTTGTGTCGTAGGCTGCAGGCTTCAGTTCTTCCTGAAGCCTGTAACCAGCAGCGCGGCGCCGGGGGCGAAGCCTGCCGGAAGTCCGCAACCCAGCGCGGCGCTGTTAGACTCAAGCCATGGCAGTTCGCACCATCTTCACCATGGCGGAGGATTGCGGCCGGGGCGAGCGGCTGGGATGGCAGGAATTTGTCCGCGATTATGCGCCCATCGCGCGGACATTGCTGCAGCACTTCTTTCCCATGCTGGCGCCGGAAATCGATGCCCACGTGGCGCAGGTTTTTCAGCGCGCGCGCGCCGGCGACAACGCCTGGTTCCGGCAGATCAAGTTTCAGAACGAGCGCGAATTCCTGATGGCCTTCCGCGAGCTGGTATTCGCCTACGGACGCGAGGTGGCGCGGGTGCCCACACCGGAGCTGTCGCTGGAGCAGGTGCGCTCGATCATGAAAGATCTGCCGGTGATGGAGCGCGAAGTGCTCTGGATGTTCATCAAGGGCTACGACGCGCCGCGCATTGGCCCCATGATGTTCAATACCGAAGCCACCGCGCAAGCGGTGAAGGACATAGCCGACAAGCGCCTGGCCGAGGTCCTGCCGGCCGCCACCGCCGACGCCTTCAACACTTCCGCGCGCGTGTTGATGTTGGAGGCGGAAAAAGGGCACACCGAAAAGTGCCTTCCTTTGCGGACCTTCAACAACATGATCAATGGACAGCTCTCGTGGCGTGAGCGGGAACTGGCGGAAGAACACATCCGCGACTGCTTCTATTGCCTGGACCGGTACACTTCGTTCGTGGAGATGATCCGGTTACGCAAGGACGCGCAACCACTCGCGGAACCGGCACTCAATTCCATCCTGGCGACGTTGAGCCTGCCGGCAGAGAAGGGAAAAGGGCTGCTGGCGAAACTGTTCGCGAAATAAGAGCCTGTCACAAAACCTCCGTGCGCCGCAGCAGGCTCGCCAAATGCCGCACCGAAGTTGCTGCAT
This window contains:
- a CDS encoding serine hydrolase, whose product is MRTSCCYVLAVVLACAFSVPAAAQTSKRKPPARTATKPRLSATADERFSAVDVIFEQAVKQHQIPGAVVLVGHNGKVVFRKAYGSRSLEPRRETMTLDTIFDMASLTKCLVTTTAVMRLVQYGQVRLNDPVARYLPEFGTNGKQDITVRQLLTHYSGLPDDLDLKQPWRGRDTAFRMAMDTAPVYAPGSRFFYSDVNFEVLGFLVERVSALPLEKYASVHIFQPLQMEETTYLPPAAWLPRIAPTEYDESGRMLRGVVHDPTARRMGGVAGHAGIFSTAADVAKFAQAMLDGGGPVLSPLMVEKMTTPQQPPNATSVRGFGWDIDSPFSSNRGDLLPVGSFGHTGFTGTSLWMDAVTRTYIIILTNAVHPRGHSKDVMSLRNRTATAVTAALKLSESEEEKMRLARITGYNDSYAASRRINVRNGQVKTGIDVLEAHNFDVLRAPGKVRRIGLLSNQTGIDGLGRRTIDVLAQAEGIKLAAIFSPEHGVTGDLETEAIGNTVDTATRVPVYSVYGTTDAKRRPPLEVLKDLDAVVYDVQDAGARFYTYETTLGYLLEAAGKTGIEVVVLDRPNPITGAYVQGPVSQPGQESFVNYTEEPPRHGMTIGELAKMFNAERRINARLTVVPMEGWIRGDWFDSTGLTWVSPSPNLRNLTQNTLYTGVAEIEGTNVSVGRGTDAPFELVGAPWIKPKEFADYLNARLIPGVRFVPTTFTPAAGQKYGGQSCGGVNVVVLDRNTLDAPELGIELASALHKLYPNEWDMRQMILLINDPRVMSAIAAGTDPRNIADNWREELEQFEAVRRKYLLY
- a CDS encoding serine hydrolase domain-containing protein, which produces MLSNSIPRLHSSAIPQLPGMVLTPNFAVQYQRFSRAFELLREAIAARAFPGCSLAVLYQGQLIASAGLGRFTYEADSPEVDAATVFDLASLTKIVATTTMAMILYQRGVLDLDLAVQSAVPEFAARELNDPRRAEVTIRSLLAHTSGLPAYVPLFESAGTRDELLFAACRTPLQAAPGERADYSDIGFIILGEALARLGDDALDSFCLREIFGPAGMVNTCFRPPRQMRPSIPPTEDDRKFRHRIVQGKVHDENAHVMHGVAGHAGLFSNAPDLVRFAHALLSSHLLRPETVAVFAQPQPVLSGQGRALGFDLPSLPSQSGRCFSRHSIGHLGFTGTSLWIDLERDLAIILLSNRTWPNRTSQAIKQFRPAVHDAICEALGLTPG